From a region of the Paenibacillus sp. FSL R10-2734 genome:
- a CDS encoding ThuA domain-containing protein has protein sequence MSTLKALALGSYSEVKYHPFAGVDREIEQILANDLQVFSSEDYGLLNKETLSDYKLVISYTEFSDDKIPAEQSSALLSYVAGGGGLLVVHNGISLQRNQELGAMLGAHFTHHPEYTSLQMSIPAREHPIMQGIEEFVIEDEPYYFEMHPYFETTVLAEYPHEGAMRQAAWCHEFGLGRVVYLMPGHHLPSFSVEPFRQMIHRGGLWAAGLL, from the coding sequence ATGTCTACACTAAAAGCTCTCGCACTCGGAAGCTACTCGGAGGTTAAATATCACCCCTTTGCTGGAGTGGACCGGGAGATCGAGCAAATACTTGCAAATGATCTACAGGTTTTCTCTTCAGAGGATTATGGGCTGCTTAATAAAGAAACGTTGTCTGACTACAAGCTGGTAATTTCCTACACCGAATTTTCTGATGACAAAATCCCGGCAGAACAAAGCAGTGCTTTGCTCTCCTATGTGGCTGGCGGGGGCGGACTACTAGTGGTACATAACGGAATTTCCTTACAGCGCAATCAGGAGCTAGGTGCTATGCTGGGCGCACATTTCACTCATCATCCAGAATACACTTCGCTACAGATGTCTATACCCGCACGGGAGCACCCCATTATGCAGGGGATAGAAGAATTTGTGATCGAGGATGAGCCGTATTATTTTGAGATGCATCCTTATTTCGAAACGACGGTGCTCGCTGAATATCCTCATGAGGGAGCTATGCGTCAAGCGGCATGGTGTCACGAATTTGGCTTGGGTCGGGTTGTTTATTTAATGCCAGGTCATCATTTGCCTTCATTTT